In Deltaproteobacteria bacterium, the genomic stretch TGTATTTTTCCTTTTCAGCCTGTGCCGTATCCGGCGTAGTATCGGGGCTAACCTCGTCCTCGGTCCGGCGGGCGGTGTCTTTCCACTCCTCGATACCTAAATAGGTAGCCAGGGCGCCTCCAAGGATGAGTCCTATGGGAACAATAGCCATCAGAGCCTTGATGAAATATCCCCACCAGTAGATCAGCCCGATCAGGCCAAGAATCAAAGCAATTATTCCACCAACCAACGCACCCATAAGTAATCCTCCTTTGTCTAGTCTCGTTTCTCGTTGATTATTTTCAGCTAATCGGGCCATGGTACCGACCCATTATTTTTAATTATTACCATATCTTTATTAGGGAATCAAGGCAGCTATCATAAAATCAAGCCAGGCAAAGAATTCGTTTCCAGGATGATGATGAGATTTTTAATTTATCAACACGGTTCATCTTGACACCTATTTTACCACAAAGTTTACACTCACTGGATTCAAATCGTGTTTATCACCTCGTAAATACATAATCGTGAAGTCAGACAGGAAAATATTTTCATAGTGCAAATGGCTCCATCTGTAAAGATATTGACAGTAGAAAATGGTCAAGTGTATAGTGATGCTGCAAACGGGACGTGGCGCAGTCTGGAAGCGCACCTGAATGGGGTTCAGGGGGTCGGAGGTTCAAATCCTCTCGTCCCGACCAGTAATTTCAAGGGGTTAGGTCATACGATTTAACCCCTTAAAATTATTTTGATCAATACTTTGATCAATACATCACTTCTTGCAAGGTCGTAAGTTGATAAAGTGATTTACAAATCCTCCTTTGGTGGAAATATGGACGACCATCTTTCTAATCCATTCAGTGAATTTCCACCATTATATCAAATATTACAATAGTTTACAAGACTTTTAATGCGCTTTTTCCATGCAGAGGCCTTACGACATATACCGCTGCCCTCTCAGCGAAGCGGTGCTCATGAGTCAGAGTAAACAAAAATTTTTTTAAGAGAGCTTATAGTATAAGCCGTTGGTTCTCTATTTACCTTCAACTCTTGGTGTTATTTTTTTCCTTCTTTCTCTTCCCAGCGCTTCTTCCAGGGCTCCCAGTATGGTATCTGTTCTTCTTTGGGAATGTCCCAAAGACCAACGGCCTTGCCTCTAAACTTCTCCGGGCCAGGCCACTTTTCTATCTGCCTGGCTGCCTTCTCCAGGTGGTAAGCCGAATCACCCAGGTAGAGCTGCTTGGTCTTAGCCCTCCTCGAGTAGAGGGGAAGGACGCCCTTGTCCACGGTGTAACCAACACCGGCAAGAACCTGATGACCGCGCCAGCACGCCCTCTCGTGCGAATCACTGGTCCAGGCTTTGGCCATCGCCGCCTCCATATCACACGGTTGACCCTCACTGATTTTCCAGACTGCCTGACCGGTAAGCCATCTCGCGGCATCAACTTCGCTCAAAAGAAAAGCACAGTGATCCTGGATGTATTGGTTAATACCTATAGGCATATCAAACTGGATTCTTGTTTTGGCATAATCAACGGTGATCTCTAAAACACGCTGGCCAGCGCCCACCATCTCCGAGCAGAGCAGAACCGCTCCCTTCTGCATCACCTTTTCCAGGGGAGGCCAGCCCTTATGTAGCTCGCCTACAATATTTTCTTTGGCCACCCTTATCTTATTAAAATTAACCTCGCTCTGCTTGTCACCCGCTGTTGTTTCCAATATCTCACAGCTTACTCCGGGGTCGCTGGCATCTACTAAAAATAAGGTTATATCATCCTCAGGATTTGCGCTGTCTCTGGTTTTGGTTACGCACAATAAGTAATCGGCGATATGAGCGTCGTGAACGAATAATTTTGTGCCGTCGATGATATAATCATCCCCGTCAGGGGTAGCACGAACATTTACGCCTTCAGCTTCCCAGGCCTTGCCGTCAAAACTTGATTCAGGTTCTGTCAGGGCCAGAGAGAGAATCAGGTCACCGGCGACTATTTTTGAGAGCAGGTCTGCCTTCTGCTCCTTAGTGCCAGCTTCCAAGATAGTCAGCCCGCAGAGAACCACAGTTGAAAGATGAGGGCTGGGAAGCATCGCCCTCCCCATTTCCTCATAGACGACAGACAGATCCGCGAAGCTGCCTCCCTTGCCATTGTATTTCTCGGGGTATACGAGTCCCAGCCACCCCATTTCGGCCATCTTATTCCAAAGCTCTGGAGAAAAGCCTTTATCACCGTCCTCCATTTCCCTCACAAAACTCTCAGGACATTCCTTCTCCAGAAACTCTCGAGCCTCTTTTTGAAGCTTTGCCTGCTCTTCATTAAGAGAAAAATCCATAACCTAACTCCTTTCGAATTAAAAATTCAATCTTGTTGAACAGCTATTTCTTTTCTCCCAGCGCCTTGGCAATCTGTTTGTTAAATTTTGCTGGCACCCTGGGCAACCCTAACCCCCGCCCGGCGAGGACAATTTTATTTACTTCAAGTGTTCCGGCCGGGTGCACGCTTCGGGCTATCTGCCATCTGCGCTCCACCTTTCCGGCGAACTTGGCCCATTTCGAACCGGTGCGAAGCTGGCCGTATAGTCCCATGATATTCATCATTGTTTCCGGGTGCTGGGTGGAAAATATCTTGGTAAAAAAGCCGCTCAGGTCATAGGGTTTTGGACCCAATTTTTCCCTCTCGGAAAACCACCACACCGCGTGCCAGGCAATGAGTCTTTGCACCTCTATATCAATAGCCATCTGCGCCACTGACCTTCGAACCTCGGGATCTTCCATTAGCGGCTTTCCGTTCCTCATTGTTTCCTTGCAAAACTCGACGAACTCCTCCAGGCTTCTCTTGGCAGATGCCGGTCCCCCGGTACCGCTCCGTTCAAACTCAAAAGCGGACATCGCGTGGTAGAAACCCCGGTTGAGCTCACCCAGCAGGTTTTCCTTGGGAACTTTCACGTTGTCATAGAAGATATCGACCTGCGTCCCGAAACCCATGCTGCCCAAGGCCCGGTATGATACGCCAGGGGCGTCTCCCGGTACAAGAAAGAGGCTAATGCCTCTGTGTTTAGGTTCGGTATCCGCGGTTCTGGCTAAGGTATAGAGATAATCGGGTTTAACATACGTCGTAATAAAAGTTTTTTGACCGTTTAGAACGTAGTTGTCACCATCCTCCACAGCCCTAAGCTGCTGATTGGCCTCATCTGAACCGGCCTCAGGTTCGGTAAAAGCCTGATTCCATACCGCCTCCCCTTTGGCGATTCCAGGTAAAAACTTCTTTTTTTGCTCCTCAGTGCCAAACACCTGCACAGCAGGCCCCGCTATATGCAGACCTGAAAAGTTCGGCCACCTGCCGCCGGTGCGTCCCCATTCCTCTTCTACAATCCCTTGTTCAATGGGGCCGAGACCCAGGCCGCCTGTTTCCTCAGACCAGCCCGGTGTTAAATATCCCTTCTCACCTGTTTTTTTCTGGAAGGTCATCCAAAATTCAGTTTGTTCTTTTGTTAAAGAAAACATTGTCTCGACGCCCGGCTCAAAATCTTCGGGCATCTCGTTCATAAAGAAATCGCGAACATCTTTCCTCAACTTTTCCTGCTCTTCCGTAAATCCGAATTCCATACTTGATCCTCCTTCTTTAATAAAAATAAAACGGTGTCAAATATCTGAACCAAGGCCTTAAGATTGATCAGAGAATCTGTTTTGTAAAACCAAAGCAAATAACATCTACTAAAATGTTCATGTGCCAACCAATGCTCTCAAAATCCTTCTTGAAAGTCAAATTATTTAGAACTTTGGAAAAGGGAACAAACATCGTACCCCCCTGGTTAAGGTCTGGCTCTGGTCGGGCATCTCATTGATAGAATTTTCCCCTTGACAGACGCTTTTTCATGGGTGTGATATGTCTGACTTTGGATTCATTCTCTCTGAAATTACAATGGCCAGCACGGTGTAGACAAATGTTTGCCTTTGTTCTTTTATTTTTTATAATTCTCTTTCCGATGCCCATCTTCAGGTGATCTGGCAGCTAGAAACAGGACACCAAACGGCATAGGGATTTAAATGCCTCCCAAAATGAGTTCTGTGACCCCTATGTGACCCCTTTTAGGACAACACACAGCGCAAGCATCTGATATTATTCACATCAAGCACAGTATGCTCAAACCGCCTGAAAAACCAGGTGATTTGAGATGCGTAATAATATTAATAAGTTATGTTTGATTTTTCCCAAAGATCCTACTGAATGGGGTTCAGGGGGTCGGAGGTTCAAATCTCACCGTTTCCTTTGAATGCTGTTTTGATTGTTTTAATACTTTAAAGTAAAACAAACGGGCCGGGATTTACCCGGCCCGTTTGTTTAGTCAATGGAGCCAGGCCCTAGCCTTCCAGCCAGGCCTCACGGAAGGCTTGCATGCCGTAAAAATATTTAAGTGGATTGAAATTCTTAAGCTTATCAGACCACATGGTGGCGCCTATCTGGGTCATGTAGGGAATTAAATAAGCCTTTTCATTGCACCTTAAAACCACCTTTTTAAAGGCCTCTCGCCTTTTCTTAATATCTATGGCCTGGCTCGTATCGTCCAGGAGCTTATCC encodes the following:
- a CDS encoding acyl-CoA/acyl-ACP dehydrogenase → MDFSLNEEQAKLQKEAREFLEKECPESFVREMEDGDKGFSPELWNKMAEMGWLGLVYPEKYNGKGGSFADLSVVYEEMGRAMLPSPHLSTVVLCGLTILEAGTKEQKADLLSKIVAGDLILSLALTEPESSFDGKAWEAEGVNVRATPDGDDYIIDGTKLFVHDAHIADYLLCVTKTRDSANPEDDITLFLVDASDPGVSCEILETTAGDKQSEVNFNKIRVAKENIVGELHKGWPPLEKVMQKGAVLLCSEMVGAGQRVLEITVDYAKTRIQFDMPIGINQYIQDHCAFLLSEVDAARWLTGQAVWKISEGQPCDMEAAMAKAWTSDSHERACWRGHQVLAGVGYTVDKGVLPLYSRRAKTKQLYLGDSAYHLEKAARQIEKWPGPEKFRGKAVGLWDIPKEEQIPYWEPWKKRWEEKEGKK
- a CDS encoding acyl-CoA dehydrogenase family protein → MEFGFTEEQEKLRKDVRDFFMNEMPEDFEPGVETMFSLTKEQTEFWMTFQKKTGEKGYLTPGWSEETGGLGLGPIEQGIVEEEWGRTGGRWPNFSGLHIAGPAVQVFGTEEQKKKFLPGIAKGEAVWNQAFTEPEAGSDEANQQLRAVEDGDNYVLNGQKTFITTYVKPDYLYTLARTADTEPKHRGISLFLVPGDAPGVSYRALGSMGFGTQVDIFYDNVKVPKENLLGELNRGFYHAMSAFEFERSGTGGPASAKRSLEEFVEFCKETMRNGKPLMEDPEVRRSVAQMAIDIEVQRLIAWHAVWWFSEREKLGPKPYDLSGFFTKIFSTQHPETMMNIMGLYGQLRTGSKWAKFAGKVERRWQIARSVHPAGTLEVNKIVLAGRGLGLPRVPAKFNKQIAKALGEKK